The DNA window GACTATTCCCAAAGATCCCAATGGCTACGAGCTGCCTTGTTGGGAGCGAACGACGGCTTGGTCTCTGTGGCATCGTTAATGATGGGTGTCGGTGCAATGAATCAAGATGTCAAAGCCATGTTCCTCATCGGTTTTGCAGGCTTGGTTGCTGGAGCATGCAGCATGGCAATTGGAGAATTTGTCTCGGTATATTCTCAGTTGGATATTGAAGTTGCCCAAATGAAAAGAGAGAAGAGGACTAGAGAAATGGATAGTGAAGGCCGAGATGAGACCAAAAAAGAGAAGTTGCCCAACCCGTTGCAAGCAGCTTTAGCATCGGCCTTGGCATTCTCGATGGGGGCAATTGTTCCACTCTTGGCAGCCGCTTTCATAAGGAACTATAAAGAGCGGTTGGCATTGGTGTCGGCTGCTGTGAGCTTAGCCCTATTGATGTTTGGTGTTTTGGGGGCTGTGATGGGAGGAACCTCCCCTGCTATCTCATGTGTTAGAGTGCTCTTTGGGGGTTGGA is part of the Impatiens glandulifera chromosome 1, dImpGla2.1, whole genome shotgun sequence genome and encodes:
- the LOC124935098 gene encoding vacuolar iron transporter homolog 4-like codes for the protein MATPNGHLNISIGEDKHVVDDQEAQKIDYSQRSQWLRAALLGANDGLVSVASLMMGVGAMNQDVKAMFLIGFAGLVAGACSMAIGEFVSVYSQLDIEVAQMKREKRTREMDSEGRDETKKEKLPNPLQAALASALAFSMGAIVPLLAAAFIRNYKERLALVSAAVSLALLMFGVLGAVMGGTSPAISCVRVLFGGWMAMGITFGLTKLIGLSGLEM